In the genome of Cryptosporangium aurantiacum, the window TGCTGCGGCGACGGCTCCTGCCAGGACGGACGTGATCGTTGCTGTCCGTCGACTGGCGGATGGGGCACGACGGTGACGGGGAGTAGGCATCCGAGCTCCTCGGTATCGGCGTACGACCGACCCTGCGGCAGGATTTCCGAATAGTTCCGTATCGCAGCATCGGTAGTGATGCGAGCAACACGGTTCACCGTCGTGAATGGTTCAGGTGGGATTCTCCGCAATACGAACGGTTCGTCATGCATGCCAGCACGCTGACCTGGACTCTTGCGCCCGAGGTTATCGACGCAGAGTCGATGCGTCATGCCGCTCGGTAGGCCGCACCGACGGTGGTGCGGGTGCCGTCGGACGCATAGAGCGCAGTCCCCTCCTGACCGTCGGTCGGGGGCGAGAAGTGGAACCAGGCGTACCGCTCGACGAACGGCAACGAGTCGAGCATCCGGCTGGACGCCTCGACGAACGCGACCCGCGGTAGGGCTGGGTGACGGGCTCGATCCCACACCCGCGTGCCCGGGCCCGACGCTCGGCCCGGGCGCGGCGGTTGTCGTCGTCGACGCGACCGGGGCAGGCGGGGTCACCTCGGAGTACGCCAGCGCCGTGTCGTCCGACCGCAGCCAGGTGAGCCACCCGGCGACACCGAGGGTTCCGACGACGAGGGCCATCGCCGTCAGGAGATGAGTAACGTCCGACCGCGCTCGGGTCGCCTGCGCTGTCGCACGCGCGCCAGTATCCGGCGCTCACTTCAGCGAACGGCGATCAAGCGCTGGGGTCACATCAACCTCATAGGACACGTCTACTACGCGCTGACTCCGATCGAACTGTCCGTACTCGGCGCCGCGGGGAGGACGATCGGCGGCTCACGCCGAACGGTCGCGCCCAGCATCGCCGGGGTGTTCCGGCCGAACAGCGGCCGGCCGTGCTGGTCGGCGAGCGGGTCGGCGAGCATGCGCTCGTGGACGCGCCGGCCGGTCGGCAGACCCTCGCCGAGGTCCATCGATCCGTAGGGCTCCAGTTCGAGCATCCCGAGGACGGAACCGAGCTTGCGGCTGCACGTCAGCCCGTTGATGCGATCGGCCCAGCGAAGCCGGTCGCGCACCCAGGCCCGGACGTAGCCGGCACAGTCGGCAGGGGTGAAGTCTCGCTGGGCCTTCTTCGCGGCCTCCAGCGCCGCGGCGATCCGACGCTGCCCGGCCGGCGGCACCTGCACGCTCGCAACCCGAATCCCCACCTCGTCGATGAACCGACGGCGGCGGTCGATCGCCGTTCTCCAGAACGCCAC includes:
- a CDS encoding glycosyl hydrolase, with product MWDRARHPALPRVAFVEASSRMLDSLPFVERYAWFHFSPPTDGQEGTALYASDGTRTTVGAAYRAA